From one Trifolium pratense cultivar HEN17-A07 linkage group LG1, ARS_RC_1.1, whole genome shotgun sequence genomic stretch:
- the LOC123890691 gene encoding phosphoribosylformylglycinamidine cyclo-ligase, chloroplastic/mitochondrial-like, with protein MDGVGTKLMLALETGILDTIGIDLVAMSVNNVVTSGTKPLGFLDYNSTGHLDVDVAEKVIKGIVDGCKQSDCALLGGEREGDFDLCGCAVGIAKKDSIIDGKNIIAGDILIGLPSSGAHSNDFSLVRRLVLVLTMSNQIYQFC; from the exons ATGGATGGTGTTGGAACGAAGCTGATGCTTGCACTCGAAACTGGCATTCTTGACACAATTGGGATTGATCTG GTTGCGATGAGTGTCAACAATGTTGTTACTTCGGGGACAAAGCCTTTGGGTTTCCTTGATTACAATTCTACTGGCCACCTTGATGTGGATGTTGCTGAGAAG GTTATCAAAGGCATTGTTGATGGCTGTAAGCAATCTGATTGTGCTCTTTTAGGAGGAGAG AGAGAAGGTGACTTTGATCTATGTGGTTGTGCTGTTGGCATTGCGAAGAAAGATTCTATAATTGATGGAAAGAACATTATTGCTGGTGATATTCTTATTGGTTTGCCATCTAGTGGAGCTCATTCTAATGACTTCTCACTTGTAAGAAggttggttttggttttgacGATGAGTAATCAAATCTATCAGTTTTGTTAA